The Miscanthus floridulus cultivar M001 chromosome 17, ASM1932011v1, whole genome shotgun sequence genome has a window encoding:
- the LOC136517146 gene encoding glycosyltransferase BC10-like isoform X2 gives MKPRRFGYGYGYGRGRRAAALLLLLLCLCLSSMFLLLLHSSSAPLEPAVEEKAAGVPEAQAEVEEAPLPPGNSKVAFLFIARNRLPLELVWDAFFRSDKEGRFSILVHSRPGFVLTRATTRSRFFYNRQVNDSIQVDWGEASMITAERILLSHALKDPLNDRFVFVSDSCVPLYNFSYTYDYIMSSSTSFVDSFADTKAGRYNPRMDPVIPVENWRKGSQWAVLIKKHAEVVVDDEVVLPEFQKHCRRRPLPEFWRDWDRPIPAEAWKAHNCIPDEHYVQTLLAQSGLEEELTRRSVTHSAWDLSASKDRERRGWHPVTYKVSDATPRLIKSIKDIDNIYYETENRREWCTSNGKPAPCFLFARKFTRGAGLKLLDSSLIASK, from the exons ATGAAGCCGCGGAGGTTCGGCTACGGCTACGGCTACGGCCGGGGCAGGCGCGCGGCGgcgctgctcctgctgctgctctgcCTCTGCCTCAGCAGCATGTTCCTCTTGCTTCTCCATAGCTCCTCCGCGCCGCTGGAGCCCGCGGTGGAGGAGAAGGCGGCGGGAGTGCCCGAGGCGCaggcggaggtggaggaggcgccgctgccgccggggAACTCCAAGGTCGCCTTCCTCTTCATCGCGCGCAACCGCCTCCCGCTCGAACTCGTCTGGGATGCCTTCTTCCGC AGTGACAAGGAGGGGAGGTTCTCCATCCTCGTGCACTCGCGGCCGGGCTTCGTGCTCACCCGAGCCACCACCCGGTCCCGATTCTTCTACAACCGTCAGGTCAACGACAGCATCCAG GTGGATTGGGGGGAGGCAAGCATGATCACGGCGGAGCGCATTCTGCTCAGCCATGCTCTTAAGGATCCGCTCAATGACCGCTTTGTTTTTGTCTCCGACAG CTGTGTACCATTGTACAATTTCAGCTACACTTATGACTACATAATGTCATCATCAACCAGCTTTGTAGACAG TTTTGCTGATACAAAGGCAGGGAGATACAACCCAAGAATGGACCCAGTTATCCCAGTGGAGAATTGGAGAAAAGGCTCACAG TGGGCTGTGCTAATTAAAAAGCATGCTGAGGTTGTGGTTGATGATGAAGTGGTGTTACCAGAATTCCAGAAGCATTGCAGG AGGAGACCCTTGCCAGAGTTCTGGCGGGATTGGGATCGTCCTATT CCTGCAGAGGCATGGAAAGCCCATAACTGCATACCAGATGAGCACTATGTTCAGACGTTGCTTGCT CAAAGTGGTCTAGAAGAAGAACTTACACGGCGATCAGTAACACATAGTGCATGGGATCTTTCAGCTTCTAAAGATCGTGAAAGACGTGGGTGGCATCCTGTAACATATAAAGTGTCTGATGCTACTCCTAGACTTATAAAATCTATAAAG GATATAGATAATATATATTACGAGACTGAAAATAGGAGGGAGTGGTGTACAAGTAATGGAAAGCCAGCACCCTGCTTCCTTTTTGCTAGGAAGTTTACACGTGGAGCGGGTCTCAAGCTTCTTGATTCA TCACTGATAGCTTCAAAGTGA
- the LOC136517146 gene encoding glycosyltransferase BC10-like isoform X1, with product MKPRRFGYGYGYGRGRRAAALLLLLLCLCLSSMFLLLLHSSSAPLEPAVEEKAAGVPEAQAEVEEAPLPPGNSKVAFLFIARNRLPLELVWDAFFRSDKEGRFSILVHSRPGFVLTRATTRSRFFYNRQVNDSIQVDWGEASMITAERILLSHALKDPLNDRFVFVSDSCVPLYNFSYTYDYIMSSSTSFVDSFADTKAGRYNPRMDPVIPVENWRKGSQWAVLIKKHAEVVVDDEVVLPEFQKHCRRRPLPEFWRDWDRPIPAEAWKAHNCIPDEHYVQTLLAQSGLEEELTRRSVTHSAWDLSASKDRERRGWHPVTYKVSDATPRLIKSIKDIDNIYYETENRREWCTSNGKPAPCFLFARKFTRGAGLKLLDSVSPCHSFSVLA from the exons ATGAAGCCGCGGAGGTTCGGCTACGGCTACGGCTACGGCCGGGGCAGGCGCGCGGCGgcgctgctcctgctgctgctctgcCTCTGCCTCAGCAGCATGTTCCTCTTGCTTCTCCATAGCTCCTCCGCGCCGCTGGAGCCCGCGGTGGAGGAGAAGGCGGCGGGAGTGCCCGAGGCGCaggcggaggtggaggaggcgccgctgccgccggggAACTCCAAGGTCGCCTTCCTCTTCATCGCGCGCAACCGCCTCCCGCTCGAACTCGTCTGGGATGCCTTCTTCCGC AGTGACAAGGAGGGGAGGTTCTCCATCCTCGTGCACTCGCGGCCGGGCTTCGTGCTCACCCGAGCCACCACCCGGTCCCGATTCTTCTACAACCGTCAGGTCAACGACAGCATCCAG GTGGATTGGGGGGAGGCAAGCATGATCACGGCGGAGCGCATTCTGCTCAGCCATGCTCTTAAGGATCCGCTCAATGACCGCTTTGTTTTTGTCTCCGACAG CTGTGTACCATTGTACAATTTCAGCTACACTTATGACTACATAATGTCATCATCAACCAGCTTTGTAGACAG TTTTGCTGATACAAAGGCAGGGAGATACAACCCAAGAATGGACCCAGTTATCCCAGTGGAGAATTGGAGAAAAGGCTCACAG TGGGCTGTGCTAATTAAAAAGCATGCTGAGGTTGTGGTTGATGATGAAGTGGTGTTACCAGAATTCCAGAAGCATTGCAGG AGGAGACCCTTGCCAGAGTTCTGGCGGGATTGGGATCGTCCTATT CCTGCAGAGGCATGGAAAGCCCATAACTGCATACCAGATGAGCACTATGTTCAGACGTTGCTTGCT CAAAGTGGTCTAGAAGAAGAACTTACACGGCGATCAGTAACACATAGTGCATGGGATCTTTCAGCTTCTAAAGATCGTGAAAGACGTGGGTGGCATCCTGTAACATATAAAGTGTCTGATGCTACTCCTAGACTTATAAAATCTATAAAG GATATAGATAATATATATTACGAGACTGAAAATAGGAGGGAGTGGTGTACAAGTAATGGAAAGCCAGCACCCTGCTTCCTTTTTGCTAGGAAGTTTACACGTGGAGCGGGTCTCAAGCTTCTTGATTCAGTAAGTCCATGTCATTCTTTTTCAGTTCTTGCTTGA